One genomic region from Mauremys reevesii isolate NIE-2019 linkage group 7, ASM1616193v1, whole genome shotgun sequence encodes:
- the LOC120368888 gene encoding uncharacterized protein LOC120368888 isoform X2, which produces MKSGDELDTEQGKSGMELDGEMELRRWWEQRMLGISPQRGGMVWSSLSVGGGVGKHPNQPEDGAGSAWSLSPDPSTAQEEKALEQGEQMMDAAEGSPRGTSPPPHDDSEEPDCACQEEPGPAAAALATSAHLPQLESHTTLSGMGSTILTIGSRISHWRLAHQRGYHVDQLTQNQYYRHRLRKHERDCKAAVPLPLLGLMEEEVLAILTETLKDYRRHLGARHPLTHHMEQRMEQLRQQLGARSTGSGGVGQAGPHPCVPHSMSPQTPLHPTPSPPIPDLGTSHTHTNA; this is translated from the exons ATGAAGAGTGGAGATGAGCTGGACACAGAGCAG ggcaagtcaggaatggaacTGGATGGCGAGATGGAATTGCGCAGATGGTGGGAGCAGAGGATGCTGGGAATATCACCCCAAAG aggaggAATGGTCTGGAGCAGCCTCTCAGtaggaggaggggtgggcaaGCACCCCAACCAGCCTGAGGATGGAGCTGG gTCTGCGTGGAGCCTCTCCCCtgaccccagcactgcccaggag GAGAAGGCGCTGGAGCAGGGGGAACAGATGATGGATGCTGCTGAGGG gTCACCCAGGGgcacctcccctccaccccatgaTGACTCAGAAGAACCAGACTGTGCCTGTCAGGAG GAACCTgggcctgctgctgcagccttAGCGACCTCAGCCCATCTCCCCCAGCTGGAGTCACACACCACCCTCTCAG GCATGGGCAGCACTATATTGACCATAGGGAGTCGCATCAGCCACTGGAGACTGGCACACCAGCGGGGTTACCACGTGGACCAGCTAACACAG AATCAATATTACAGGCACCGGCTGAGGAAACACGAGCGGGACTGCAAAGCAGCT gtgcccctgcccctcctggggcTGATGGAGGAGGAGGTGCTGGCAATCTTGACAGAGACCCTGAAAG ATTACCGGCGGCATCTCGGGGCAAGGCACCCGCTCACTCACCATATGGAGCAGCGCATGGAGCAACtgaggcagcagctgggggctagGAGCACCGGGTCAGGAGGGGTTGGTCAGGCGGGTCCACACCCCTGTGTGCCCCACTCCAtgagcccccaaactcccctgcaccccaccccatcaccccCAATTCCTGACCTTGGCACTTCACACACTCACACCAATGCCTGA
- the LOC120368888 gene encoding uncharacterized protein LOC120368888 isoform X5 has product MKSGDELDTEQGKSGMELDGEMELRRWWEQRMLGISPQRSAWSLSPDPSTAQEEKALEQGEQMMDAAEGSPRGTSPPPHDDSEEPDCACQEEPGPAAAALATSAHLPQLESHTTLSGMGSTILTIGSRISHWRLAHQRGYHVDQLTQNQYYRHRLRKHERDCKAAVPLPLLGLMEEEVLAILTETLKDYRRHLGARHPLTHHMEQRMEQLRQQLGARSTGSGGVGQAGPHPCVPHSMSPQTPLHPTPSPPIPDLGTSHTHTNA; this is encoded by the exons ATGAAGAGTGGAGATGAGCTGGACACAGAGCAG ggcaagtcaggaatggaacTGGATGGCGAGATGGAATTGCGCAGATGGTGGGAGCAGAGGATGCTGGGAATATCACCCCAAAG gTCTGCGTGGAGCCTCTCCCCtgaccccagcactgcccaggag GAGAAGGCGCTGGAGCAGGGGGAACAGATGATGGATGCTGCTGAGGG gTCACCCAGGGgcacctcccctccaccccatgaTGACTCAGAAGAACCAGACTGTGCCTGTCAGGAG GAACCTgggcctgctgctgcagccttAGCGACCTCAGCCCATCTCCCCCAGCTGGAGTCACACACCACCCTCTCAG GCATGGGCAGCACTATATTGACCATAGGGAGTCGCATCAGCCACTGGAGACTGGCACACCAGCGGGGTTACCACGTGGACCAGCTAACACAG AATCAATATTACAGGCACCGGCTGAGGAAACACGAGCGGGACTGCAAAGCAGCT gtgcccctgcccctcctggggcTGATGGAGGAGGAGGTGCTGGCAATCTTGACAGAGACCCTGAAAG ATTACCGGCGGCATCTCGGGGCAAGGCACCCGCTCACTCACCATATGGAGCAGCGCATGGAGCAACtgaggcagcagctgggggctagGAGCACCGGGTCAGGAGGGGTTGGTCAGGCGGGTCCACACCCCTGTGTGCCCCACTCCAtgagcccccaaactcccctgcaccccaccccatcaccccCAATTCCTGACCTTGGCACTTCACACACTCACACCAATGCCTGA
- the LOC120368888 gene encoding uncharacterized protein LOC120368888 isoform X1: MKSGDELDTEQGKSGMELDGEMELRRWWEQRMLGISPQRNPLRLNVRRFVPSRGGMVWSSLSVGGGVGKHPNQPEDGAGSAWSLSPDPSTAQEEKALEQGEQMMDAAEGSPRGTSPPPHDDSEEPDCACQEEPGPAAAALATSAHLPQLESHTTLSGMGSTILTIGSRISHWRLAHQRGYHVDQLTQNQYYRHRLRKHERDCKAAVPLPLLGLMEEEVLAILTETLKDYRRHLGARHPLTHHMEQRMEQLRQQLGARSTGSGGVGQAGPHPCVPHSMSPQTPLHPTPSPPIPDLGTSHTHTNA; encoded by the exons ATGAAGAGTGGAGATGAGCTGGACACAGAGCAG ggcaagtcaggaatggaacTGGATGGCGAGATGGAATTGCGCAGATGGTGGGAGCAGAGGATGCTGGGAATATCACCCCAAAG GAATCCACTGAGGCTGAATGTGAGAAGGtttgtgcccagcagaggaggAATGGTCTGGAGCAGCCTCTCAGtaggaggaggggtgggcaaGCACCCCAACCAGCCTGAGGATGGAGCTGG gTCTGCGTGGAGCCTCTCCCCtgaccccagcactgcccaggag GAGAAGGCGCTGGAGCAGGGGGAACAGATGATGGATGCTGCTGAGGG gTCACCCAGGGgcacctcccctccaccccatgaTGACTCAGAAGAACCAGACTGTGCCTGTCAGGAG GAACCTgggcctgctgctgcagccttAGCGACCTCAGCCCATCTCCCCCAGCTGGAGTCACACACCACCCTCTCAG GCATGGGCAGCACTATATTGACCATAGGGAGTCGCATCAGCCACTGGAGACTGGCACACCAGCGGGGTTACCACGTGGACCAGCTAACACAG AATCAATATTACAGGCACCGGCTGAGGAAACACGAGCGGGACTGCAAAGCAGCT gtgcccctgcccctcctggggcTGATGGAGGAGGAGGTGCTGGCAATCTTGACAGAGACCCTGAAAG ATTACCGGCGGCATCTCGGGGCAAGGCACCCGCTCACTCACCATATGGAGCAGCGCATGGAGCAACtgaggcagcagctgggggctagGAGCACCGGGTCAGGAGGGGTTGGTCAGGCGGGTCCACACCCCTGTGTGCCCCACTCCAtgagcccccaaactcccctgcaccccaccccatcaccccCAATTCCTGACCTTGGCACTTCACACACTCACACCAATGCCTGA
- the LOC120368888 gene encoding uncharacterized protein LOC120368888 isoform X7 has product MKSGDELDTEQGKSGMELDGEMELRRWWEQRMLGISPQRNPLRLNVRRFVPSRGGMVWSSLSVGGGVGKHPNQPEDGAGSAWSLSPDPSTAQEEKALEQGEQMMDAAEGSPRGTSPPPHDDSEEPDCACQEEPGPAAAALATSAHLPQLESHTTLSGMGSTILTIGSRISHWRLAHQRGYHVDQLTQAPAEETRAGLQSSCAPAPPGADGGGGAGNLDRDPERLPAASRGKAPAHSPYGAAHGATEAAAGG; this is encoded by the exons ATGAAGAGTGGAGATGAGCTGGACACAGAGCAG ggcaagtcaggaatggaacTGGATGGCGAGATGGAATTGCGCAGATGGTGGGAGCAGAGGATGCTGGGAATATCACCCCAAAG GAATCCACTGAGGCTGAATGTGAGAAGGtttgtgcccagcagaggaggAATGGTCTGGAGCAGCCTCTCAGtaggaggaggggtgggcaaGCACCCCAACCAGCCTGAGGATGGAGCTGG gTCTGCGTGGAGCCTCTCCCCtgaccccagcactgcccaggag GAGAAGGCGCTGGAGCAGGGGGAACAGATGATGGATGCTGCTGAGGG gTCACCCAGGGgcacctcccctccaccccatgaTGACTCAGAAGAACCAGACTGTGCCTGTCAGGAG GAACCTgggcctgctgctgcagccttAGCGACCTCAGCCCATCTCCCCCAGCTGGAGTCACACACCACCCTCTCAG GCATGGGCAGCACTATATTGACCATAGGGAGTCGCATCAGCCACTGGAGACTGGCACACCAGCGGGGTTACCACGTGGACCAGCTAACACAG GCACCGGCTGAGGAAACACGAGCGGGACTGCAAAGCAGCT gtgcccctgcccctcctggggcTGATGGAGGAGGAGGTGCTGGCAATCTTGACAGAGACCCTGAAAG ATTACCGGCGGCATCTCGGGGCAAGGCACCCGCTCACTCACCATATGGAGCAGCGCATGGAGCAACtgaggcagcagctgggggctag
- the LOC120368888 gene encoding uncharacterized protein LOC120368888 isoform X6: MSWTQSRGGMVWSSLSVGGGVGKHPNQPEDGAGSAWSLSPDPSTAQEEKALEQGEQMMDAAEGSPRGTSPPPHDDSEEPDCACQEEPGPAAAALATSAHLPQLESHTTLSGMGSTILTIGSRISHWRLAHQRGYHVDQLTQNQYYRHRLRKHERDCKAAVPLPLLGLMEEEVLAILTETLKDYRRHLGARHPLTHHMEQRMEQLRQQLGARSTGSGGVGQAGPHPCVPHSMSPQTPLHPTPSPPIPDLGTSHTHTNA; this comes from the exons ATGAGCTGGACACAGAGCAG aggaggAATGGTCTGGAGCAGCCTCTCAGtaggaggaggggtgggcaaGCACCCCAACCAGCCTGAGGATGGAGCTGG gTCTGCGTGGAGCCTCTCCCCtgaccccagcactgcccaggag GAGAAGGCGCTGGAGCAGGGGGAACAGATGATGGATGCTGCTGAGGG gTCACCCAGGGgcacctcccctccaccccatgaTGACTCAGAAGAACCAGACTGTGCCTGTCAGGAG GAACCTgggcctgctgctgcagccttAGCGACCTCAGCCCATCTCCCCCAGCTGGAGTCACACACCACCCTCTCAG GCATGGGCAGCACTATATTGACCATAGGGAGTCGCATCAGCCACTGGAGACTGGCACACCAGCGGGGTTACCACGTGGACCAGCTAACACAG AATCAATATTACAGGCACCGGCTGAGGAAACACGAGCGGGACTGCAAAGCAGCT gtgcccctgcccctcctggggcTGATGGAGGAGGAGGTGCTGGCAATCTTGACAGAGACCCTGAAAG ATTACCGGCGGCATCTCGGGGCAAGGCACCCGCTCACTCACCATATGGAGCAGCGCATGGAGCAACtgaggcagcagctgggggctagGAGCACCGGGTCAGGAGGGGTTGGTCAGGCGGGTCCACACCCCTGTGTGCCCCACTCCAtgagcccccaaactcccctgcaccccaccccatcaccccCAATTCCTGACCTTGGCACTTCACACACTCACACCAATGCCTGA
- the LOC120368888 gene encoding uncharacterized protein LOC120368888 isoform X9, with amino-acid sequence MSWTQSRSAWSLSPDPSTAQEEKALEQGEQMMDAAEGSPRGTSPPPHDDSEEPDCACQEEPGPAAAALATSAHLPQLESHTTLSGMGSTILTIGSRISHWRLAHQRGYHVDQLTQNQYYRHRLRKHERDCKAAVPLPLLGLMEEEVLAILTETLKDYRRHLGARHPLTHHMEQRMEQLRQQLGARSTGSGGVGQAGPHPCVPHSMSPQTPLHPTPSPPIPDLGTSHTHTNA; translated from the exons ATGAGCTGGACACAGAGCAG gTCTGCGTGGAGCCTCTCCCCtgaccccagcactgcccaggag GAGAAGGCGCTGGAGCAGGGGGAACAGATGATGGATGCTGCTGAGGG gTCACCCAGGGgcacctcccctccaccccatgaTGACTCAGAAGAACCAGACTGTGCCTGTCAGGAG GAACCTgggcctgctgctgcagccttAGCGACCTCAGCCCATCTCCCCCAGCTGGAGTCACACACCACCCTCTCAG GCATGGGCAGCACTATATTGACCATAGGGAGTCGCATCAGCCACTGGAGACTGGCACACCAGCGGGGTTACCACGTGGACCAGCTAACACAG AATCAATATTACAGGCACCGGCTGAGGAAACACGAGCGGGACTGCAAAGCAGCT gtgcccctgcccctcctggggcTGATGGAGGAGGAGGTGCTGGCAATCTTGACAGAGACCCTGAAAG ATTACCGGCGGCATCTCGGGGCAAGGCACCCGCTCACTCACCATATGGAGCAGCGCATGGAGCAACtgaggcagcagctgggggctagGAGCACCGGGTCAGGAGGGGTTGGTCAGGCGGGTCCACACCCCTGTGTGCCCCACTCCAtgagcccccaaactcccctgcaccccaccccatcaccccCAATTCCTGACCTTGGCACTTCACACACTCACACCAATGCCTGA
- the LOC120368888 gene encoding uncharacterized protein LOC120368888 isoform X4 has product MSWTQSRASQEWNWMARWNCADGGSRGCWEYHPKGMGYRATWSAWSLSPDPSTAQEEKALEQGEQMMDAAEGSPRGTSPPPHDDSEEPDCACQEEPGPAAAALATSAHLPQLESHTTLSGMGSTILTIGSRISHWRLAHQRGYHVDQLTQNQYYRHRLRKHERDCKAAVPLPLLGLMEEEVLAILTETLKDYRRHLGARHPLTHHMEQRMEQLRQQLGARSTGSGGVGQAGPHPCVPHSMSPQTPLHPTPSPPIPDLGTSHTHTNA; this is encoded by the exons ATGAGCTGGACACAGAGCAG ggcaagtcaggaatggaacTGGATGGCGAGATGGAATTGCGCAGATGGTGGGAGCAGAGGATGCTGGGAATATCACCCCAAAGGCATGGGATACAGGGCTACATG gTCTGCGTGGAGCCTCTCCCCtgaccccagcactgcccaggag GAGAAGGCGCTGGAGCAGGGGGAACAGATGATGGATGCTGCTGAGGG gTCACCCAGGGgcacctcccctccaccccatgaTGACTCAGAAGAACCAGACTGTGCCTGTCAGGAG GAACCTgggcctgctgctgcagccttAGCGACCTCAGCCCATCTCCCCCAGCTGGAGTCACACACCACCCTCTCAG GCATGGGCAGCACTATATTGACCATAGGGAGTCGCATCAGCCACTGGAGACTGGCACACCAGCGGGGTTACCACGTGGACCAGCTAACACAG AATCAATATTACAGGCACCGGCTGAGGAAACACGAGCGGGACTGCAAAGCAGCT gtgcccctgcccctcctggggcTGATGGAGGAGGAGGTGCTGGCAATCTTGACAGAGACCCTGAAAG ATTACCGGCGGCATCTCGGGGCAAGGCACCCGCTCACTCACCATATGGAGCAGCGCATGGAGCAACtgaggcagcagctgggggctagGAGCACCGGGTCAGGAGGGGTTGGTCAGGCGGGTCCACACCCCTGTGTGCCCCACTCCAtgagcccccaaactcccctgcaccccaccccatcaccccCAATTCCTGACCTTGGCACTTCACACACTCACACCAATGCCTGA
- the LOC120368888 gene encoding uncharacterized protein LOC120368888 isoform X8, translating into MELDGEMELRRWWEQRMLGISPQRSAWSLSPDPSTAQEEKALEQGEQMMDAAEGSPRGTSPPPHDDSEEPDCACQEEPGPAAAALATSAHLPQLESHTTLSGMGSTILTIGSRISHWRLAHQRGYHVDQLTQNQYYRHRLRKHERDCKAAVPLPLLGLMEEEVLAILTETLKDYRRHLGARHPLTHHMEQRMEQLRQQLGARSTGSGGVGQAGPHPCVPHSMSPQTPLHPTPSPPIPDLGTSHTHTNA; encoded by the exons atggaacTGGATGGCGAGATGGAATTGCGCAGATGGTGGGAGCAGAGGATGCTGGGAATATCACCCCAAAG gTCTGCGTGGAGCCTCTCCCCtgaccccagcactgcccaggag GAGAAGGCGCTGGAGCAGGGGGAACAGATGATGGATGCTGCTGAGGG gTCACCCAGGGgcacctcccctccaccccatgaTGACTCAGAAGAACCAGACTGTGCCTGTCAGGAG GAACCTgggcctgctgctgcagccttAGCGACCTCAGCCCATCTCCCCCAGCTGGAGTCACACACCACCCTCTCAG GCATGGGCAGCACTATATTGACCATAGGGAGTCGCATCAGCCACTGGAGACTGGCACACCAGCGGGGTTACCACGTGGACCAGCTAACACAG AATCAATATTACAGGCACCGGCTGAGGAAACACGAGCGGGACTGCAAAGCAGCT gtgcccctgcccctcctggggcTGATGGAGGAGGAGGTGCTGGCAATCTTGACAGAGACCCTGAAAG ATTACCGGCGGCATCTCGGGGCAAGGCACCCGCTCACTCACCATATGGAGCAGCGCATGGAGCAACtgaggcagcagctgggggctagGAGCACCGGGTCAGGAGGGGTTGGTCAGGCGGGTCCACACCCCTGTGTGCCCCACTCCAtgagcccccaaactcccctgcaccccaccccatcaccccCAATTCCTGACCTTGGCACTTCACACACTCACACCAATGCCTGA
- the LOC120368888 gene encoding uncharacterized protein LOC120368888 isoform X3 encodes MFPCRHMGSCQVIMPYPDALLVQCCTERDCRTQLLSFNQENVKRSAWSLSPDPSTAQEEKALEQGEQMMDAAEGSPRGTSPPPHDDSEEPDCACQEEPGPAAAALATSAHLPQLESHTTLSGMGSTILTIGSRISHWRLAHQRGYHVDQLTQNQYYRHRLRKHERDCKAAVPLPLLGLMEEEVLAILTETLKDYRRHLGARHPLTHHMEQRMEQLRQQLGARSTGSGGVGQAGPHPCVPHSMSPQTPLHPTPSPPIPDLGTSHTHTNA; translated from the exons ATGTTTCCATGTAGGCACATGGGCAGCTGTCAGGTAATAATGCCTTATCCTGATGCCTTACTGGTACAATGCTGTacagagagagactgcaggaCTCAGTTACTGTCATTTAACCAAGAGAACGTGAAGAG gTCTGCGTGGAGCCTCTCCCCtgaccccagcactgcccaggag GAGAAGGCGCTGGAGCAGGGGGAACAGATGATGGATGCTGCTGAGGG gTCACCCAGGGgcacctcccctccaccccatgaTGACTCAGAAGAACCAGACTGTGCCTGTCAGGAG GAACCTgggcctgctgctgcagccttAGCGACCTCAGCCCATCTCCCCCAGCTGGAGTCACACACCACCCTCTCAG GCATGGGCAGCACTATATTGACCATAGGGAGTCGCATCAGCCACTGGAGACTGGCACACCAGCGGGGTTACCACGTGGACCAGCTAACACAG AATCAATATTACAGGCACCGGCTGAGGAAACACGAGCGGGACTGCAAAGCAGCT gtgcccctgcccctcctggggcTGATGGAGGAGGAGGTGCTGGCAATCTTGACAGAGACCCTGAAAG ATTACCGGCGGCATCTCGGGGCAAGGCACCCGCTCACTCACCATATGGAGCAGCGCATGGAGCAACtgaggcagcagctgggggctagGAGCACCGGGTCAGGAGGGGTTGGTCAGGCGGGTCCACACCCCTGTGTGCCCCACTCCAtgagcccccaaactcccctgcaccccaccccatcaccccCAATTCCTGACCTTGGCACTTCACACACTCACACCAATGCCTGA
- the ESRRA gene encoding steroid hormone receptor ERR1 isoform X2 — translation METCREATPAMSSRDHRAEFFIKTEPASPDSLAQRSPSGSSDASGPPHDPEPGALTRRRHDNNPDEVLPRGKYVLSSLPKRLCLVCGDVASGYHYGVASCEACKAFFKRTIQGSIEYSCPASNECEITKRRRKACQACRFTKCLRVGMLKEGVRLDRVRGGRQKYKRRPEVDGAPFPNTFTTPQIATATSKKPAPINPMVSHLLVAEPEKLYAMPDPALPDGPLRATSALCDLADREIVVIIGWAKNIPGFPALSLADQMSVLQSAWLEVLVLGVAWRSLPCEDEVVFAEDFALDEEGARAAGLWELSAALLQLVRKYRALRLEREEYVLLKALALANSDSVHIEDMAAVQRLRDVLHEALLEYEGSRRPEEPRRAGKLLLTLPLLRQTAARALHHFYGIKLGGKVPMHKLFLEMLEAMMD, via the exons ATGGAGACTTGCAGGGAG GCCACCCCAGCCATGTCGTCTCGGGATCACCGTGCTGAGTTCTTCATCAAGACGGAGCCGGCCTCCCCAGACAGCCTGGCCCAGCGCAGCCCAAGCGGCTCCTCTGATGCCAGTGGTCCTCCCCATGACCCCGAGCCAGGGGCACTGACCCGCCGGCGCCATGACAACAACCCTGATGAAGTCTTGCCCCGGGGCAAGTATGTGCTGAGCTCCCTGCCCAAGCGCCTGTGCCTGGTGTGCGGGGACGTGGCCTCGGGGTATCACTATGGCGTGGCCTCCTGTGAGGCCTGCAAAGCCTTCTTCAAGCGCACTATACAAG GCAGTATCGAGTACAGCTGCCCGGCCAGTAATGAATGCGAGATCACCAAGCGGCGCCGCAAAGCCTGCCAGGCCTGTCGGTTCACCAAGTGCCTGCGCGTCGGCATGCTCAAGGAAG GGGTGCGGCTGGACCGTGTGCGAGGGGGACGCCAGAAATACAAGCGCCGCCCTGAGGTGGATGGGGCCCCATTCCCCAACACATTCACCACCCCCCAGATTGCCACAGCGACCAGCAAGAAACcag cccccattAACCCCATGGTGTCCCACCTGCTGGTGGCGGAGCCTGAGAAGCTGTATGCAATGCCTGACCCAGCACTGCCCGATGGGCCCCTGCGTGCCACCAGCGCCCTGTGTGACCTGGCTGACCGCGAGATCGTTGTCATCATTGGCTGGGCCAAGAACATCCCAG GGTTCCCGGCGCTGTCGCTGGCCGATCAGATGAGTGTGCTGCAGAGCGCCTGGCTGGAGGTGCTGGTGCTGGGTGTGGCCTGGCGTTCGCTCCCCTGTGAGGACGAGGTGGTCTTTGCAGAGGACTTTGCGCTGGACGAGGAAGGGGCGCGTGCGGcagggctctgggagctgagcGCTGCCCTCCTGCAGCTGGTGCGCAAGTACCGCGCCCTGCGGCTGGAGCGCGAGGAATACGTGCTGCTCAAGGCCTTGGCACTCGCCAACTCAG ACTCGGTGCACATCGAGGACATGGCAGCGGTGCAGCGGCTGCGGGACGTGCTGCACGAGGCCCTGCTGGAGTACGAGGGCAGCCGACGGCCGGAGGAGCCACGCCGGGCGGGGAAGCTGCTGCTAACGCTACCCCTGCTGCGCCAGACGGCTGCCCGCGCCCTGCACCACTTCTACGGCATCAAGCTGGGAGGGAAGGTGCCCATGCACAAGCTCTTTCTCGAGATGCTGGAAGCCATGATGGACTGA
- the ESRRA gene encoding steroid hormone receptor ERR1 isoform X1: protein MSSRDHRAEFFIKTEPASPDSLAQRSPSGSSDASGPPHDPEPGALTRRRHDNNPDEVLPRGKYVLSSLPKRLCLVCGDVASGYHYGVASCEACKAFFKRTIQGSIEYSCPASNECEITKRRRKACQACRFTKCLRVGMLKEGVRLDRVRGGRQKYKRRPEVDGAPFPNTFTTPQIATATSKKPAPINPMVSHLLVAEPEKLYAMPDPALPDGPLRATSALCDLADREIVVIIGWAKNIPGFPALSLADQMSVLQSAWLEVLVLGVAWRSLPCEDEVVFAEDFALDEEGARAAGLWELSAALLQLVRKYRALRLEREEYVLLKALALANSDSVHIEDMAAVQRLRDVLHEALLEYEGSRRPEEPRRAGKLLLTLPLLRQTAARALHHFYGIKLGGKVPMHKLFLEMLEAMMD, encoded by the exons ATGTCGTCTCGGGATCACCGTGCTGAGTTCTTCATCAAGACGGAGCCGGCCTCCCCAGACAGCCTGGCCCAGCGCAGCCCAAGCGGCTCCTCTGATGCCAGTGGTCCTCCCCATGACCCCGAGCCAGGGGCACTGACCCGCCGGCGCCATGACAACAACCCTGATGAAGTCTTGCCCCGGGGCAAGTATGTGCTGAGCTCCCTGCCCAAGCGCCTGTGCCTGGTGTGCGGGGACGTGGCCTCGGGGTATCACTATGGCGTGGCCTCCTGTGAGGCCTGCAAAGCCTTCTTCAAGCGCACTATACAAG GCAGTATCGAGTACAGCTGCCCGGCCAGTAATGAATGCGAGATCACCAAGCGGCGCCGCAAAGCCTGCCAGGCCTGTCGGTTCACCAAGTGCCTGCGCGTCGGCATGCTCAAGGAAG GGGTGCGGCTGGACCGTGTGCGAGGGGGACGCCAGAAATACAAGCGCCGCCCTGAGGTGGATGGGGCCCCATTCCCCAACACATTCACCACCCCCCAGATTGCCACAGCGACCAGCAAGAAACcag cccccattAACCCCATGGTGTCCCACCTGCTGGTGGCGGAGCCTGAGAAGCTGTATGCAATGCCTGACCCAGCACTGCCCGATGGGCCCCTGCGTGCCACCAGCGCCCTGTGTGACCTGGCTGACCGCGAGATCGTTGTCATCATTGGCTGGGCCAAGAACATCCCAG GGTTCCCGGCGCTGTCGCTGGCCGATCAGATGAGTGTGCTGCAGAGCGCCTGGCTGGAGGTGCTGGTGCTGGGTGTGGCCTGGCGTTCGCTCCCCTGTGAGGACGAGGTGGTCTTTGCAGAGGACTTTGCGCTGGACGAGGAAGGGGCGCGTGCGGcagggctctgggagctgagcGCTGCCCTCCTGCAGCTGGTGCGCAAGTACCGCGCCCTGCGGCTGGAGCGCGAGGAATACGTGCTGCTCAAGGCCTTGGCACTCGCCAACTCAG ACTCGGTGCACATCGAGGACATGGCAGCGGTGCAGCGGCTGCGGGACGTGCTGCACGAGGCCCTGCTGGAGTACGAGGGCAGCCGACGGCCGGAGGAGCCACGCCGGGCGGGGAAGCTGCTGCTAACGCTACCCCTGCTGCGCCAGACGGCTGCCCGCGCCCTGCACCACTTCTACGGCATCAAGCTGGGAGGGAAGGTGCCCATGCACAAGCTCTTTCTCGAGATGCTGGAAGCCATGATGGACTGA